From a single Novipirellula caenicola genomic region:
- a CDS encoding endonuclease/exonuclease/phosphatase family protein, whose amino-acid sequence MPFLYKFDPPSARTRALDRESTTDERTASGLLRLREKLAEQVPKRTINETLLLATWNIRDFDNAKYGLRSDESMYYIAEIISHFDLVAVQEVNADLKALDRLTTILGDWWKVLITDVTAGTSGNRERGAFIYDSRKVIFGGLAGEIVIPDKKLPDRTLQPQRQLARTPFLCGFESGYLRFMLSTVHIYYGRSVSVDPTRLEEIQVLSQFLAKRVAEDHVWARNLVLLGDFNIFSTEDATFKAIEEAGFFVPPQFREVTSNAAGGKHFDQMAFISKAYDTEVVQERIAKSKAGVFNFFEHVYRDDEEPTYVPEMGPSYENKTNGEVRSEREKHNYYKQWRTHQMSDHFPLWLELKIDFGEEYLRRVAGKEVKG is encoded by the coding sequence ATGCCGTTCTTGTACAAATTTGATCCGCCGTCCGCTCGCACCCGTGCACTTGATCGCGAAAGCACCACGGACGAGCGTACCGCGTCAGGGTTGCTGCGACTGCGTGAAAAACTGGCCGAACAGGTTCCCAAACGGACGATCAATGAGACGTTGCTACTGGCAACTTGGAACATTCGTGACTTTGACAACGCTAAGTATGGTCTCCGCAGCGACGAATCGATGTACTACATCGCGGAAATCATTTCGCATTTCGATCTGGTTGCGGTGCAAGAAGTGAATGCCGACTTGAAGGCACTCGATCGATTGACCACGATTCTCGGTGACTGGTGGAAGGTGTTGATCACCGATGTTACCGCAGGCACGTCCGGAAATCGCGAACGCGGAGCTTTTATCTACGATTCACGCAAGGTGATTTTTGGCGGCTTGGCTGGCGAGATCGTGATCCCCGACAAGAAGCTGCCTGATCGCACGCTGCAACCACAACGACAACTTGCTCGCACTCCTTTTTTGTGCGGGTTCGAATCGGGGTACCTGCGGTTCATGCTCTCCACCGTGCATATCTATTACGGACGGTCCGTCAGTGTTGACCCCACGCGGCTTGAAGAGATTCAAGTGCTCTCGCAGTTTCTTGCAAAGCGTGTTGCCGAGGATCACGTTTGGGCTCGCAATCTGGTGCTGCTGGGCGACTTCAATATCTTTTCGACCGAAGACGCGACGTTCAAAGCGATTGAGGAAGCGGGCTTTTTTGTCCCGCCTCAATTTCGCGAGGTCACCTCCAACGCAGCTGGGGGAAAGCACTTTGATCAGATGGCCTTCATCAGCAAAGCTTACGACACCGAGGTTGTGCAAGAACGCATCGCGAAGTCGAAGGCTGGCGTCTTCAACTTTTTCGAGCACGTGTACCGAGACGATGAAGAGCCGACGTATGTTCCCGAGATGGGGCCGAGCTATGAGAATAAAACGAACGGCGAAGTTCGTAGTGAGCGCGAGAAGCACAATTATTACAAGCAGTGGCGAACTCACCAGATGTCTGACCACTTCCCGCTATGGCTGGAGCTGAAGATTGATTTTGGCGAAGAATACCTCCGCAGGGTCGCTGGCAAAGAAGTCAAGGGTTAG
- a CDS encoding ABC transporter permease: protein MKQTQLRQSILQYGGLVAVLIALVAVFSVMSKNFFQMTTLVSIANQIPDLTFLAVGMTLVLVVGGIDLSVGSLLALSSAVLGVLMANQEWPLLAALPIAMLVAGGCGLINGFISVGFGIPSFIVTLGMLEIARGATKVVTDSQSVYIGSRIEWFGQPITSILLSPAFFVAVATVIAGQFVLMRTVFGRYCVAIGTNAEAVRMSGIRAAPYSIAVFGISGLMCGLAGLAQSSRLSTADPNAAIGIELAAIAACVIGGTSLMGGRGSVISSFIGVLIIQVLQTGLAQIGVSDANKQMITGGVIVAAVLLDALRTRWGRAKV from the coding sequence ATGAAACAAACTCAACTTCGACAATCGATTCTTCAATACGGTGGACTGGTGGCGGTGCTGATCGCACTTGTCGCGGTGTTCAGCGTGATGAGCAAGAATTTTTTTCAGATGACCACGCTGGTATCGATCGCGAACCAGATTCCTGATCTGACGTTTCTCGCCGTCGGTATGACGTTGGTCCTGGTAGTGGGCGGCATCGATTTGTCGGTCGGGTCGCTGTTGGCGCTGTCATCCGCGGTGCTGGGCGTGCTGATGGCGAACCAGGAGTGGCCGCTGTTGGCGGCGCTGCCGATTGCGATGTTGGTTGCGGGGGGCTGCGGATTGATCAACGGCTTCATCTCGGTTGGCTTCGGCATCCCATCGTTCATTGTCACCTTAGGGATGCTGGAGATCGCTCGCGGTGCGACCAAGGTGGTGACCGATTCACAATCGGTTTACATCGGCAGCCGCATCGAGTGGTTTGGTCAACCGATCACGAGCATCCTGTTGTCACCGGCGTTTTTTGTCGCCGTGGCTACCGTGATTGCGGGCCAATTTGTATTAATGCGGACGGTGTTCGGTCGCTATTGTGTCGCGATTGGCACGAACGCCGAAGCGGTCCGCATGTCGGGCATCCGCGCGGCTCCCTATTCGATTGCGGTGTTTGGGATCAGCGGATTGATGTGTGGTTTGGCCGGCTTGGCCCAATCGTCGCGATTGTCGACGGCCGACCCGAACGCAGCTATCGGAATCGAATTGGCGGCCATCGCCGCTTGCGTGATCGGTGGCACCAGTTTGATGGGCGGGCGAGGCAGCGTGATCAGCTCGTTTATCGGTGTGCTGATCATTCAAGTCCTGCAAACCGGGCTTGCACAAATCGGTGTCTCCGACGCCAACAAACAAATGATCACCGGCGGCGTGATTGTCGCTGCGGTGTTACTAGACGCCCTGCGAACCCGTTGGGGGCGAGCGAAGGTTTGA
- a CDS encoding sulfatase-like hydrolase/transferase, producing the protein MKTLFLALPLLLSASAVVAAETPSPQRPNVLVVITDDQGFGEFSCHGNPVVQTPHLDRLHDESIRLADFHVAPMCTPTRGQLMTGVDSLRNGAMNVSSGRTLLRRSFPTMGDLFTASGWQTGLFGKWHLGDTYRYRPQDRGFQESVWFPSSHIGSVPDAWQNDYFGDTYVHNGVRQTYRGYTTDVLFRESMQWMKTQADAQRPFFCYLATAAAHQPHYVPQRNHEAAKKAFEAVRDSLPSVPPEKESELIRFLGMVDNIDENMGRLEAFLTESGLRENTVVIFLTDNGSTFGPKYFNANMRGGKMTLWEGGHRVPCFIRWPAGTLRPAGDIKGLTQVQDVLPTLVDLLGMNIPTETKFDGISLAPVLKGTQAVPEDRMMVINYSRMPFKTVQTTPNNPAVPRREGAVVLWKQWRLLSDKQLYNLADDPLQTQNVIAEHPEVTRAMRAHLNAWWDGVKDQANKFERSIIGHDAENPVQLTACEWADVFVDQQKQVRAGDRKNGVWHIEVAKAGEYEFRLSRWPDDCHLHLASGVDETRVTDGVLQAGPAWPVAEAQLRVGKVQHRAAVASDAGEVRFRMNLPAGPTTMQSWFYDGDGKEIAGAYYVAAERLPKTEPVKLILDTDMSGDADDVGTLAMLHALADRGECELLATIVNRADLTKASAAAVDAINTYYGRPNLPIGTDKVGPTALQRTSSYAASLRDGFPNDIGPDDKAPDALDVYRKTLSAQPDNSVTICSVGALSNLAELWRREPELVKSKVRRLVIMGGEFPQSNRPETNIKTHLEASIVVANEWPGEIVWQGFEIGNTLITGERLKQTPHDNPVRRGYEKRRYKNRASIDGGQPSYDQAAALFAVRGAQPQYWEVVSGGRVKLDANGVSTWVDDPTGKHHYVKRVCPENQLATVIESLMVTPPKRLIPGDTK; encoded by the coding sequence ATGAAAACGTTGTTTCTAGCTTTGCCGTTGTTGCTTTCGGCGTCTGCGGTCGTTGCCGCGGAAACTCCGTCGCCGCAACGACCGAACGTCTTAGTGGTCATCACTGACGACCAAGGGTTTGGCGAATTTTCGTGCCATGGCAATCCGGTCGTTCAGACGCCTCACTTGGATCGACTGCACGACGAAAGTATCCGGCTGGCCGATTTCCACGTGGCGCCGATGTGCACCCCGACGCGGGGGCAACTGATGACTGGCGTCGACTCGCTTCGCAATGGCGCGATGAACGTCAGCAGCGGCCGAACGCTGCTTCGACGATCGTTCCCAACCATGGGTGACCTGTTCACCGCATCGGGGTGGCAAACGGGGCTGTTTGGAAAGTGGCATCTGGGCGACACGTATCGTTATCGTCCACAGGATCGCGGGTTTCAGGAAAGCGTGTGGTTCCCGTCATCGCATATCGGTTCGGTCCCGGACGCGTGGCAGAACGATTACTTTGGCGACACCTATGTTCACAACGGCGTCCGTCAAACCTATCGCGGCTACACCACCGACGTACTGTTTCGCGAATCGATGCAGTGGATGAAGACACAAGCGGATGCCCAGCGCCCCTTCTTTTGCTATTTGGCAACCGCCGCGGCGCATCAACCGCACTACGTCCCCCAGCGGAATCACGAAGCCGCGAAAAAAGCGTTTGAAGCGGTCCGCGACTCGCTGCCAAGCGTTCCACCAGAGAAAGAATCCGAGCTGATCCGTTTCTTGGGAATGGTTGACAACATTGACGAGAACATGGGCCGGTTAGAGGCATTCTTGACCGAAAGCGGACTCCGCGAAAACACCGTGGTCATCTTTTTGACGGACAACGGCAGCACGTTTGGCCCCAAATATTTCAACGCCAACATGCGAGGCGGCAAGATGACGTTGTGGGAAGGCGGCCATCGGGTGCCTTGCTTCATCCGCTGGCCCGCCGGCACGCTGCGACCGGCCGGTGACATCAAGGGGTTGACACAAGTCCAGGATGTATTGCCAACGTTGGTGGATTTGCTGGGGATGAACATTCCCACGGAAACCAAGTTTGACGGCATCAGTTTGGCCCCGGTGCTCAAAGGAACCCAAGCGGTTCCCGAGGACCGGATGATGGTCATCAACTACAGCCGAATGCCATTTAAAACGGTTCAGACGACCCCAAATAACCCGGCGGTTCCACGTCGTGAAGGGGCTGTGGTGCTGTGGAAACAGTGGCGGCTACTGTCGGACAAACAGCTTTACAATCTCGCCGACGACCCGCTGCAAACGCAAAATGTAATCGCCGAGCACCCCGAGGTGACACGAGCAATGCGAGCTCATTTGAATGCTTGGTGGGACGGCGTAAAAGACCAAGCCAACAAGTTCGAGCGTTCGATCATCGGCCACGATGCGGAAAATCCGGTGCAATTGACTGCATGTGAATGGGCCGATGTGTTCGTTGATCAACAAAAGCAAGTTCGAGCCGGCGATCGCAAGAACGGCGTGTGGCACATCGAGGTCGCGAAGGCCGGCGAGTACGAGTTTCGACTGAGCCGTTGGCCCGATGATTGCCATTTGCATTTGGCATCGGGTGTCGACGAAACACGCGTGACCGATGGGGTGTTGCAAGCAGGCCCAGCATGGCCAGTCGCTGAGGCCCAGCTGCGAGTTGGCAAGGTCCAGCACCGAGCAGCGGTGGCGTCTGATGCAGGCGAAGTCCGATTTCGCATGAACTTACCCGCTGGCCCCACGACGATGCAAAGCTGGTTTTACGATGGCGATGGCAAGGAAATCGCGGGGGCTTATTACGTGGCCGCAGAACGATTGCCGAAGACGGAACCAGTGAAGTTGATCCTCGACACTGACATGTCAGGGGACGCCGACGACGTCGGCACGTTGGCGATGCTACATGCTCTTGCGGATCGTGGTGAATGTGAATTATTGGCGACGATTGTCAATCGCGCCGATCTAACCAAGGCATCTGCGGCGGCCGTCGACGCAATCAACACCTACTACGGCCGTCCGAATCTTCCGATCGGTACCGACAAAGTGGGGCCGACCGCGCTTCAGCGAACGAGTTCGTATGCAGCGAGTTTGCGAGACGGTTTCCCGAACGACATTGGACCGGACGACAAGGCCCCGGACGCGCTAGACGTCTATCGAAAAACGTTGTCCGCCCAACCTGACAACAGCGTCACGATTTGTAGCGTCGGAGCATTGTCGAACCTCGCCGAACTGTGGCGACGTGAGCCAGAGTTAGTGAAAAGCAAAGTTCGTCGTTTGGTGATCATGGGTGGTGAATTCCCGCAATCGAATCGCCCTGAAACCAACATCAAAACGCATCTCGAAGCTTCGATCGTCGTCGCCAACGAGTGGCCGGGGGAAATCGTTTGGCAGGGTTTTGAGATCGGCAATACACTGATCACGGGCGAACGACTTAAGCAGACGCCCCACGACAATCCGGTCCGTCGTGGCTACGAAAAACGACGGTACAAAAACCGAGCGTCGATCGATGGTGGCCAACCCAGCTATGATCAGGCCGCAGCCCTGTTTGCCGTTCGGGGCGCCCAACCACAATACTGGGAGGTTGTTTCGGGCGGCCGAGTCAAGCTGGATGCCAATGGGGTTTCGACTTGGGTCGACGATCCAACCGGGAAACACCATTACGTCAAACGCGTCTGTCCTGAAAACCAACTTGCCACCGTGATTGAATCACTGATGGTCACCCCACCGAAGCGTCTGATCCCCGGAGACACCAAATGA
- a CDS encoding sugar ABC transporter ATP-binding protein codes for MSSLLQVDGLTKRYGRVTVLQNVSLELRSGEIHALLGANGAGKSTLCKIISGLVPASEGEMTLEGDSFAPSNKQDAESRGVEIVQQELNLIPTLSVAENLLLTRLPHRFGAVDTRELHRMAQQILDRFGLSDVSTHALVGSLGVGRQQMVEIAAALARQCKLLILDEPTAALSGSESEQLFAHLQRLREDGVAVIYISHRLDEVARLSDRVTVLRDGTLAGTQPTASLTTDAMVDLMSGEATASAKRDHVCHTSSETAMRVESLTSGIVREVSFTVQRGERLGITGLVGSGRTELLRAIFGADVATSGHVYLGRDHTPRRFRHPSEAVAAGMAMVTEDRKQDGLLLSQSIRTNTTLSSLWPRFSRLGLTRETEENRITTEMRDSLATRCESIDQFVGTLSGGNQQKVAVAKWLVRDADVFLFDEPTRGIDAGARQRIYQLFETLANQGKAIVIVSSDLEELFETCDRIAVMSAGRMVDTFGRNEWSEEKIMQASFHGYKDRLQSVHS; via the coding sequence GTGAGTTCGTTATTGCAAGTCGATGGGCTGACAAAGCGTTACGGCCGTGTAACGGTTCTGCAAAACGTGTCGCTGGAGCTACGTTCGGGCGAGATCCATGCACTGTTGGGAGCCAACGGGGCGGGCAAAAGCACGTTGTGCAAGATCATCAGCGGGCTTGTGCCAGCATCCGAAGGCGAGATGACGCTCGAGGGTGACTCGTTTGCTCCGTCGAACAAGCAAGACGCGGAAAGCCGCGGTGTCGAGATCGTGCAGCAGGAGTTGAATCTGATTCCGACGCTGTCGGTCGCCGAAAACCTGCTGCTGACTCGGTTACCCCATCGATTCGGCGCGGTTGACACAAGGGAACTGCACCGCATGGCTCAGCAGATCCTGGATCGCTTTGGATTGTCAGACGTCTCCACACACGCGTTGGTCGGGTCGCTCGGGGTAGGTCGGCAACAAATGGTCGAGATCGCGGCCGCGCTGGCACGCCAGTGCAAGCTGCTGATCCTGGACGAACCCACCGCAGCGCTATCAGGTAGCGAATCCGAGCAATTGTTCGCCCATTTGCAGCGACTGCGTGAGGACGGGGTTGCGGTCATCTACATTAGCCACCGCTTGGACGAGGTCGCAAGGTTAAGCGACCGAGTCACCGTGCTGCGTGACGGGACGCTTGCGGGCACCCAACCGACCGCATCGCTAACGACCGATGCAATGGTCGATTTGATGAGCGGCGAAGCGACGGCATCAGCCAAACGTGATCACGTCTGCCACACGAGCAGCGAAACGGCGATGCGGGTCGAGTCGTTGACGTCGGGGATCGTTCGCGAAGTCAGCTTCACCGTGCAGCGAGGCGAGCGACTAGGGATTACGGGATTGGTGGGGTCGGGCCGGACGGAATTATTGCGAGCGATCTTTGGCGCCGATGTTGCGACGTCTGGACACGTTTACCTAGGCCGCGATCACACACCGCGTCGGTTCCGGCACCCCAGCGAAGCGGTCGCGGCGGGCATGGCGATGGTCACCGAAGACCGCAAACAGGATGGGTTGTTATTGTCACAATCGATTCGCACCAACACGACGCTGAGCAGTTTGTGGCCACGATTTTCGCGTCTCGGATTGACTCGCGAGACCGAAGAAAACCGCATCACCACCGAGATGCGAGACTCGTTGGCGACACGTTGCGAGTCGATTGATCAATTTGTTGGCACGCTGAGCGGTGGGAACCAGCAAAAGGTTGCGGTCGCCAAATGGCTGGTTCGCGACGCCGACGTCTTTTTGTTTGACGAACCGACTCGCGGCATCGATGCCGGGGCACGACAGCGGATTTATCAACTGTTCGAAACGTTAGCCAATCAAGGCAAAGCGATCGTGATCGTCAGCAGTGATTTAGAAGAATTGTTTGAAACATGCGATCGCATCGCGGTGATGTCGGCGGGCCGAATGGTCGACACGTTCGGTCGCAACGAGTGGAGCGAAGAAAAAATCATGCAAGCATCGTTCCACGGCTATAAAGACCGTTTGCAGAGCGTCCATTCATAA
- a CDS encoding LacI family DNA-binding transcriptional regulator has translation MSLTLQDVADAAGVSVSVASRSLNGRAREYRISEATEKTVKKAAAKLGFRPSQVARSLRLKRSGLVGVVVPDLSNPFFASIAREVTLTAEHEGYSVIVADSRETTANEEQLIEQLLARQIEALVVCPVGRRHEHLSAIDGTGLPVVLVDRGFAKSKLVQVTSDHRCGAQRATELLLDHGHRSIGVLQGLPGTLPNDQRIEGLREGLAKHDIQLDSAMIAGDSFSEHSGYESAKRLLSLHPNITAFFAFSTPNALGALRLISEMGLRVPKDLSIVTFDDIPFADFMSVPLTTIAQDVPALGRTAAELITQQLRSGKRPRIKKHSMKVHLVSRDSIGEAKR, from the coding sequence ATGTCGCTGACTCTACAAGATGTGGCAGATGCAGCAGGGGTGAGCGTTTCCGTCGCTTCACGCTCGCTCAACGGTCGCGCTCGTGAGTACCGGATTAGTGAGGCCACCGAGAAGACAGTCAAAAAGGCGGCAGCCAAACTCGGCTTCCGGCCTAGCCAGGTCGCTCGGTCGCTGCGACTGAAACGCTCGGGACTCGTCGGCGTGGTCGTTCCCGATCTGTCGAACCCGTTCTTCGCCTCAATCGCTCGCGAAGTCACTTTGACCGCCGAACACGAAGGCTACTCAGTGATCGTTGCCGACAGCCGCGAAACCACCGCAAACGAAGAACAATTAATCGAACAACTGCTTGCCAGACAAATCGAAGCCCTGGTCGTCTGTCCCGTCGGTCGACGACACGAACATCTGTCCGCAATCGATGGTACAGGGCTGCCGGTTGTGCTGGTCGATCGCGGATTTGCCAAAAGTAAACTCGTCCAAGTCACATCGGATCATCGCTGCGGTGCCCAGCGGGCAACCGAGTTGCTGCTGGACCATGGACACCGATCCATCGGCGTGTTGCAAGGATTACCGGGAACGTTACCGAACGACCAACGAATCGAAGGACTTCGCGAGGGATTAGCCAAACATGACATCCAATTGGACTCGGCGATGATCGCCGGCGACAGTTTTAGTGAACATTCGGGCTACGAATCGGCCAAACGACTACTAAGCCTGCATCCGAACATCACTGCCTTTTTCGCCTTTAGCACTCCAAACGCTTTGGGAGCCCTGCGGCTGATTTCGGAAATGGGGCTGCGTGTTCCCAAGGATCTGTCGATCGTGACCTTTGACGATATTCCTTTCGCCGATTTTATGAGTGTTCCGCTGACCACCATCGCACAAGACGTCCCGGCGCTGGGACGCACCGCCGCCGAACTGATCACCCAACAATTGCGAAGCGGCAAACGTCCCCGAATCAAAAAACATTCGATGAAAGTACACTTAGTGAGCCGCGACTCGATCGGCGAGGCAAAACGATGA
- a CDS encoding sugar ABC transporter substrate-binding protein codes for MNVRHSILLLALMLLVGCNSSSTTPEGPQAADADNDKPRVALIMKSLANEFFSTMADGATEHQAEHADDYDLVVNGIKDERDLSRQVSLVEEMVASGVDAIVIAPADSKALVPALRRASQAGVVVINIDNRLDADVLAQEQISIPFVGPDNMAGAKTVGDHLAAKLNKGDKVAILEGIRTSFNAQQRLKGFQAAMQDAGIEIVDSQTAEWEMSKANTIASSMLSEHPEIKAILAANDSMALGAIAAVKSAGREGEVMIVGFDNITAIQEAIKQGKVLATADQHGDQLAVFGIEAALKQVNEKSAATADVETPVDLITKESL; via the coding sequence ATGAACGTTCGTCATTCCATTTTGCTGTTAGCCCTGATGTTGTTGGTGGGCTGCAACTCATCGTCGACCACGCCCGAAGGTCCCCAAGCCGCAGACGCGGACAATGACAAGCCTCGCGTCGCCTTGATCATGAAGTCGTTGGCGAACGAGTTTTTTTCGACCATGGCTGATGGGGCGACGGAACATCAAGCTGAACACGCGGATGACTACGACTTGGTCGTCAACGGAATTAAGGACGAACGTGACCTCAGCCGCCAAGTCTCGCTCGTCGAAGAAATGGTCGCCAGCGGCGTGGATGCGATTGTGATCGCTCCGGCGGATTCAAAAGCACTGGTTCCGGCGCTGCGTCGTGCATCGCAAGCGGGTGTCGTCGTGATCAACATCGACAATCGACTGGATGCCGACGTGCTGGCACAAGAACAGATTTCGATCCCGTTTGTCGGTCCCGATAACATGGCGGGAGCCAAGACGGTGGGCGATCACTTGGCGGCCAAACTGAACAAAGGAGACAAGGTGGCGATTTTGGAGGGCATCCGCACTTCATTCAATGCCCAGCAGCGTTTGAAAGGCTTTCAAGCCGCGATGCAAGACGCTGGGATTGAGATCGTCGACAGCCAAACGGCCGAATGGGAGATGAGCAAAGCGAACACGATTGCATCGTCGATGTTAAGCGAACACCCCGAGATCAAGGCGATCTTGGCGGCGAACGATTCAATGGCCTTGGGGGCAATCGCGGCGGTCAAAAGTGCAGGCCGCGAAGGCGAAGTGATGATCGTGGGCTTTGACAATATCACCGCGATTCAAGAGGCGATCAAACAAGGCAAGGTCCTGGCGACCGCGGACCAGCACGGTGATCAGTTGGCGGTATTTGGTATCGAGGCGGCGCTGAAGCAAGTCAACGAAAAATCGGCAGCCACCGCCGATGTTGAAACGCCGGTCGATTTGATCACAAAGGAAAGCCTGTGA
- the rbsK gene encoding ribokinase, with the protein MKRKRPKITVVGSINMDLVVRCDRFARPGETITATSSAEISGGKGANQAVAAALAGSDVRMIGRVGDDAFAGTLRQNLKSHDIQCDGVITTQDCPSGLAIVTVEASGQNSIMLVQGANGRVTPEDIETRRDVIETAEVVLLQLEIPLDAVLATIAIAKQAGVRTILDPAPAPQVWSDELLGVDLVCPNETEAAAIVGRPVETIEDANNAAQELHRRGCENVVITLGDRGSVLYSNNTLHHFPAHPITAVDTTAAGDAFAGALGVHWAETDNLIQAVRFASAAGAIAASRHGAQPSMGTRPMIEKQVRSEE; encoded by the coding sequence ATGAAACGCAAACGCCCCAAGATCACGGTCGTTGGATCGATCAATATGGATTTGGTCGTTCGCTGTGACCGTTTTGCTCGTCCTGGAGAAACGATCACGGCAACTTCGTCGGCCGAGATCAGTGGAGGCAAAGGTGCTAATCAAGCGGTCGCCGCTGCCTTGGCGGGCAGCGATGTGCGAATGATTGGCCGCGTCGGCGACGATGCCTTCGCTGGCACTCTACGTCAGAACTTGAAATCGCACGACATTCAATGCGATGGCGTGATCACGACCCAAGATTGCCCCAGCGGACTTGCCATCGTGACGGTGGAAGCCAGCGGCCAGAATTCGATCATGTTGGTCCAAGGAGCCAATGGACGCGTCACGCCTGAGGATATCGAAACGCGTCGTGATGTGATCGAGACGGCCGAAGTGGTGCTGTTGCAGCTTGAAATCCCGCTCGATGCGGTACTCGCCACCATCGCAATCGCCAAGCAAGCCGGCGTGCGGACCATCCTGGACCCCGCTCCCGCACCCCAGGTGTGGAGCGATGAACTGCTGGGCGTGGACTTGGTTTGCCCGAACGAAACCGAGGCGGCTGCGATTGTGGGGCGTCCCGTTGAAACGATCGAAGATGCGAACAACGCGGCCCAAGAACTACACCGCCGAGGATGCGAGAACGTCGTGATCACGTTGGGGGACCGCGGATCGGTGCTGTACTCAAACAACACATTGCACCACTTCCCGGCTCACCCTATTACCGCCGTTGACACGACCGCCGCAGGGGATGCGTTTGCGGGTGCCTTGGGCGTTCACTGGGCCGAAACCGACAACTTGATCCAGGCCGTACGATTCGCCAGCGCGGCGGGGGCAATCGCGGCATCACGCCATGGCGCCCAGCCAAGCATGGGGACGCGTCCGATGATTGAGAAACAAGTGAGGAGTGAGGAGTGA
- a CDS encoding sulfatase, which translates to MNLPTRLILAGWFLLPLASTEAAEPAPTKPNVVIMIADDVSWNDFGCYGNPAARTPNIDELASQGMRFTKAFLTASSCSPSRASIITGRYPHNLGRAAELHEPIAANLAWFPAVLRQAGYYTALVGKNHMAAEPPAAGQSPPAKPWDLVDPGVTPDNHGAEARWTSTLKNRPKDKPFFCWFASLDAHRNWDADKEWVAEKYGPKHQPEDVIVPPFLADEPATRQDSASYYNEVTRFDYFVGEVTRTLAAEGELDNTLILVLADNGRPFPRAKTRLHDSGMKTALVAHWPEGIAGKGVTTSSLVSVIDIAPTVIEVAGAEVPETVQGVSMTPIFQDADATIRRFAFSEHNWHDYEAHGRSVRDGEFLYIRNSRPTMAWQGPADSVRSPSHQRLRRLRDDEKLSEAQADVFLAPRPVEELYKTEDDPNQLHNLAFDPEYKQVKSRLSKVLDQWTQETGDAVPEHLTADQFDRETGESLKPGKGSKHPRGTPPGGPNDAIHIHQAGPR; encoded by the coding sequence ATGAATTTGCCTACACGATTGATCCTTGCCGGATGGTTCCTCCTACCGCTGGCCTCGACCGAAGCGGCGGAACCGGCCCCAACAAAGCCGAACGTCGTGATCATGATCGCCGACGACGTCAGTTGGAACGATTTTGGATGCTACGGCAACCCTGCGGCGCGGACCCCGAATATCGACGAGTTGGCGTCGCAAGGAATGCGTTTTACGAAAGCGTTTCTGACAGCCAGCAGCTGCAGCCCGAGCCGTGCGAGCATCATCACCGGTCGCTATCCTCACAATCTAGGCCGGGCGGCAGAGCTACATGAACCAATCGCAGCCAATTTGGCTTGGTTTCCTGCGGTGCTGCGTCAAGCAGGTTATTACACCGCGCTCGTTGGCAAGAACCACATGGCCGCGGAACCACCGGCGGCAGGACAGTCGCCACCTGCAAAACCTTGGGATCTGGTGGATCCCGGTGTCACACCGGACAACCATGGGGCCGAGGCTCGTTGGACAAGCACGCTGAAAAACCGACCGAAGGACAAACCGTTCTTTTGCTGGTTCGCTTCGCTCGATGCCCATCGCAATTGGGATGCAGACAAAGAATGGGTCGCAGAAAAGTATGGACCGAAACATCAGCCCGAGGATGTGATCGTTCCTCCGTTCTTGGCGGATGAACCGGCGACGCGTCAAGATTCGGCGTCGTATTACAACGAGGTGACTCGGTTCGATTATTTTGTTGGCGAAGTCACTCGGACGCTGGCGGCCGAAGGCGAACTGGACAATACGCTGATCCTTGTATTGGCCGACAACGGGCGTCCGTTTCCGCGAGCGAAGACGCGGCTGCACGATTCAGGAATGAAAACCGCTTTGGTCGCGCATTGGCCTGAGGGGATCGCGGGCAAAGGCGTCACGACCTCGAGTCTGGTCAGCGTGATCGATATCGCACCGACAGTGATCGAAGTGGCGGGAGCGGAGGTCCCAGAAACGGTTCAAGGGGTCAGCATGACACCGATCTTCCAAGACGCGGACGCAACGATTCGTCGCTTTGCATTTTCAGAACACAATTGGCACGACTACGAAGCGCATGGTCGTAGCGTACGCGACGGAGAATTCTTGTACATTCGCAATTCGCGTCCAACGATGGCGTGGCAGGGGCCGGCCGATTCCGTTCGTTCGCCGTCACACCAAAGGTTGCGGAGACTGCGTGATGATGAAAAGCTAAGTGAGGCTCAAGCGGACGTGTTTTTAGCACCGCGTCCGGTGGAGGAGTTGTACAAAACGGAGGACGATCCGAATCAGCTACACAACTTGGCGTTTGATCCCGAATACAAACAAGTGAAATCGCGACTGTCGAAGGTACTCGATCAATGGACGCAAGAAACCGGAGACGCGGTGCCTGAGCACTTGACCGCCGATCAATTTGACCGCGAGACGGGCGAATCATTGAAACCGGGGAAAGGGAGTAAGCATCCGCGGGGAACGCCGCCGGGCGGTCCGAACGATGCGATTCACATCCATCAGGCTGGGCCGAGGTAG